The following are encoded in a window of Salinibacter ruber DSM 13855 genomic DNA:
- a CDS encoding acetylglutamate kinase, with the protein MQSLYLVYLDRHHLGDELFLKSLAQHFSNAGTDAPTCVLVHGSGEKVERTLEAQGYFPERSGGVIDVETEDQRRLVERAVREVNQDIVAALTDEVVSTVGIQGVDRGLFRLGDDASLQAANVGWLSALLKQHVVPVVSALVEASDTGTVHEVGTEAAVRALARALGEAFEPEICVLTTADVAGVPDETGGVQSEIESTALGDHPVPEPAAVRRLVETEVPVRVTNLQGLFSGSAPTGTRVRPEPPPE; encoded by the coding sequence ATGCAATCCCTCTATCTCGTGTACCTTGATCGGCATCACCTTGGGGACGAGCTCTTCCTCAAATCGTTGGCCCAGCACTTCTCCAATGCGGGGACGGACGCGCCGACCTGCGTCCTGGTGCACGGAAGCGGCGAGAAGGTCGAACGCACCCTGGAGGCGCAGGGCTATTTCCCGGAGCGCAGCGGCGGAGTGATTGACGTGGAGACCGAAGACCAGCGGCGGCTGGTGGAGCGGGCCGTGCGGGAGGTCAACCAGGACATTGTGGCGGCACTCACCGACGAGGTCGTCTCCACCGTGGGGATTCAGGGCGTGGATCGCGGTCTGTTTCGGCTGGGCGACGATGCCTCCCTGCAGGCGGCCAACGTGGGATGGCTATCGGCCCTTCTCAAGCAACACGTCGTTCCGGTCGTGTCCGCCCTCGTCGAGGCCTCGGACACCGGAACCGTGCACGAAGTGGGTACGGAGGCGGCCGTGCGGGCATTGGCGCGGGCGCTGGGGGAGGCGTTTGAGCCGGAGATTTGCGTGCTGACGACCGCCGACGTTGCAGGGGTGCCCGACGAGACGGGCGGGGTGCAGTCGGAGATTGAGAGCACGGCCCTGGGCGATCACCCGGTTCCGGAGCCGGCCGCCGTGCGCCGCCTGGTGGAGACGGAGGTGCCGGTCCGGGTCACGAACCTGCAAGGGTTGTTTAGCGGCAGTGCGCCCACGGGGACGCGGGTCCGGCCGGAGCCGCCGCCCGAATGA
- a CDS encoding histone H1 gives MSTFEERYSELSETLEGAEEDLMKFYEKGNKAAGTRARKSLMKLKKLSHEIRQEIQDIKNEEL, from the coding sequence ATGAGTACATTTGAGGAACGCTACAGCGAGCTGTCCGAAACCCTTGAGGGTGCCGAAGAGGACCTGATGAAGTTTTACGAGAAGGGCAACAAGGCCGCCGGCACACGCGCCCGGAAGAGCCTCATGAAGCTGAAGAAGTTGTCCCACGAAATCCGGCAAGAAATCCAGGACATTAAGAACGAAGAGCTTTAG
- a CDS encoding acyl-CoA dehydrogenase family protein: MADQGLSDIKGVSEEDQKMIENIETMMGPEPEDMGFIKNAFWGRLRDDLLFPYPQEGDEERERCDALLEELEAYLENEHPRVEIDQEQYIPEWVIDRLFDMGVMGMIIPEEYGGLGLGVTSYNRVLEMIGRYCASTAVMVSAHQSIGCKAIVMFGTEEQKEKYLPLVAREELSAFCLSEPNVGSDAAAQESFSVKTDDGDYILNGEKKWSTSGAMSGLCTVMCKNMVPNPETGELEQQGVNALIVTPDMDGVEVFEKNRAKTGIRGTWQARFRFNDVRVPEENVLHEEGAGLKVALSCLNYGRCTLSAGVTGAAKAARDQGIKWAQTRYQFERPLADFELVKQKIARMSAVTYAMDAMLYMMTGLLDQGEDDIMVETAITKVFCSDFGWNVIDEALQVMGGEGYMTEHELERAWRDNRIHGIVEGSNEVMQSFIFAYGGKQLAEKMVSIQEALLWDSDESIGDNLSRILTAATTPAVIKKALPMGAQLFLGLKPRAPEINGVHPALQEQADTLASLVQKHSHYFKLVSKWEREDVVKHQAQQARVADNAIYLFALASSLSKMDDQLRSGEFGPEFERDRAAFEYLFEWFRRKIHRNFGRMRDNADESMRDAAEAARAHSDTLPNDDFYIHEGSPLGRDAGKEHPQEHIPQFEGEGEDPRAVDREPGDTDDLDLDEMVDDMTEPVDRGDGAPEESTAAPNPEDN, encoded by the coding sequence ATGGCAGACCAAGGACTCAGTGACATCAAAGGGGTCTCCGAAGAGGACCAGAAAATGATTGAGAACATCGAGACGATGATGGGCCCCGAGCCGGAGGACATGGGGTTTATCAAGAACGCCTTCTGGGGGCGCCTCCGCGACGACCTCTTGTTTCCTTACCCCCAGGAAGGAGACGAGGAGCGAGAGCGGTGTGATGCCCTGCTGGAGGAGCTCGAAGCGTACCTGGAAAACGAGCACCCGCGGGTCGAGATCGACCAGGAGCAATACATTCCGGAGTGGGTGATCGACCGGCTGTTCGACATGGGTGTGATGGGGATGATCATCCCGGAAGAATACGGGGGACTTGGGCTCGGGGTCACGAGCTACAACCGGGTGCTGGAGATGATCGGTCGCTACTGCGCGTCCACGGCCGTCATGGTGTCGGCGCACCAGTCGATCGGCTGCAAGGCGATCGTGATGTTCGGAACGGAGGAGCAGAAGGAAAAATACCTGCCCCTTGTCGCCCGGGAGGAGCTGAGTGCCTTCTGCTTGTCGGAGCCGAACGTGGGGTCCGACGCGGCGGCGCAGGAGTCCTTCTCTGTGAAGACGGACGACGGCGACTACATCCTGAATGGCGAGAAGAAATGGTCCACCTCGGGCGCCATGAGCGGGCTGTGCACCGTTATGTGCAAGAACATGGTGCCCAACCCCGAGACGGGCGAGCTGGAGCAGCAGGGCGTGAACGCGCTCATCGTGACGCCGGACATGGACGGGGTGGAGGTGTTTGAGAAGAACCGCGCGAAGACCGGCATCCGCGGGACGTGGCAGGCCCGCTTCCGCTTCAACGACGTCCGCGTCCCGGAGGAGAACGTCCTCCACGAGGAGGGGGCAGGCCTGAAGGTCGCACTCTCGTGCCTCAACTACGGGCGGTGCACGCTCAGTGCGGGCGTGACCGGTGCCGCCAAGGCGGCGCGGGATCAGGGTATCAAGTGGGCCCAGACGCGCTACCAGTTCGAGCGGCCCCTGGCGGATTTTGAGCTCGTGAAGCAGAAGATCGCCCGCATGTCGGCGGTGACCTACGCGATGGACGCCATGCTCTACATGATGACGGGGCTCCTCGACCAAGGGGAGGACGACATTATGGTAGAGACGGCCATCACCAAGGTGTTTTGCTCCGACTTCGGGTGGAACGTCATTGACGAGGCGCTGCAGGTCATGGGCGGGGAGGGCTACATGACCGAACACGAGCTGGAGCGGGCGTGGCGCGACAACCGCATCCACGGCATCGTGGAGGGCTCCAATGAGGTCATGCAGTCCTTCATCTTCGCGTACGGCGGAAAGCAGCTCGCCGAGAAGATGGTGTCGATCCAAGAGGCGCTGCTGTGGGACTCGGACGAGTCGATCGGCGACAACCTCTCGCGCATTCTGACGGCCGCAACCACGCCGGCGGTGATTAAGAAGGCCCTGCCGATGGGGGCCCAACTGTTCCTCGGGCTGAAGCCGCGTGCGCCCGAGATCAACGGCGTCCACCCGGCCCTTCAGGAACAGGCCGACACGCTCGCGTCGCTCGTCCAGAAGCACTCCCACTACTTCAAGCTCGTAAGCAAGTGGGAACGGGAGGACGTGGTAAAGCACCAGGCCCAGCAGGCCCGTGTGGCGGACAATGCCATTTACCTCTTCGCGCTCGCATCGTCGCTCTCGAAGATGGACGACCAGCTTCGCTCCGGCGAGTTCGGGCCGGAATTCGAGCGGGACCGTGCCGCGTTTGAGTACCTCTTCGAGTGGTTCAGGCGCAAAATCCACCGCAACTTCGGCAGGATGCGCGACAATGCGGACGAGAGCATGCGAGACGCCGCGGAGGCCGCCCGTGCGCACAGCGACACCCTGCCCAACGACGACTTCTACATCCACGAGGGCAGTCCCCTGGGGCGCGACGCGGGCAAAGAGCACCCGCAGGAGCACATCCCGCAGTTTGAGGGGGAGGGCGAGGACCCCCGCGCGGTGGACCGCGAACCGGGCGACACCGACGACCTCGACCTCGACGAGATGGTCGACGACATGACCGAGCCGGTGGACCGGGGCGACGGGGCGCCCGAAGAGTCCACTGCGGCCCCCAACCCGGAGGACAACTAA
- the pyrF gene encoding orotidine-5'-phosphate decarboxylase has product MSTSFSRRLRRLQSQKETALCVGLDPVPARFPPSLQDGRLRTDAVRAFCTTIVEATAPYACAFKPNFAFFEALGPAGLTVLDQVVTTIPDDCLVLGDAKRGDIGHSARHYAASIYEELGLDACTVSPYLGRDSVMPFLEHEGTCTFVLARTSNDGAADLQEACTCDGTPLYRHVARRVQAWNADAPGGAGLVVGATAPAALQDLRSLCPSLPFLVPGVGAQGGDAAAVMDAAATDEGPVLVNSSRSILYASEGPNYANAAADAARALRDALNGGASSSRGAPSPPA; this is encoded by the coding sequence ATGTCGACTTCCTTCTCCCGCCGCCTCCGCCGTCTTCAGTCCCAGAAAGAGACGGCACTCTGCGTGGGGCTCGACCCCGTCCCCGCGCGGTTTCCGCCCTCTCTCCAGGACGGCCGGCTCCGCACGGACGCCGTACGCGCCTTCTGCACGACCATCGTGGAGGCGACCGCCCCCTACGCCTGCGCGTTCAAGCCCAACTTCGCGTTCTTCGAGGCCTTGGGCCCGGCGGGCCTGACCGTCCTGGACCAGGTGGTGACGACAATCCCCGACGACTGCTTGGTGCTGGGCGACGCCAAGCGCGGCGACATCGGCCACTCGGCCCGCCACTACGCCGCGTCGATCTACGAGGAGCTGGGGCTGGACGCCTGCACCGTCTCGCCGTACCTAGGCCGGGACAGTGTGATGCCCTTTCTGGAGCACGAGGGCACCTGCACGTTCGTCCTCGCCCGCACGTCCAACGACGGGGCCGCCGACCTGCAGGAGGCCTGCACCTGCGACGGCACGCCCCTCTACCGGCACGTGGCGCGGCGGGTACAGGCGTGGAATGCGGACGCCCCCGGGGGGGCCGGCCTCGTGGTCGGTGCAACGGCCCCCGCGGCGCTGCAGGACCTCCGGTCCCTGTGCCCGTCCCTTCCCTTTTTGGTGCCGGGCGTCGGGGCGCAGGGGGGCGATGCGGCGGCCGTCATGGACGCGGCGGCGACCGACGAGGGACCTGTACTCGTCAATTCGAGCCGCAGCATCCTCTACGCCTCCGAGGGGCCCAACTATGCCAACGCCGCCGCCGACGCCGCCCGAGCGCTCCGCGACGCCCTCAACGGCGGAGCGTCCTCTAGTCGAGGTGCTCCGTCGCCGCCTGCGTGA